The sequence ACCTCGTCAACGACATGCTCGGTGCCGCCCCTGATGAGTATGGTCACGGCCTTCGGGTTCTTGCAGCCCTCAACGAAAATCATGTTCTCGCCGGCGACCTTCCTCTCCTCGACGAGCTCGGCCTCACCGAGGTCTTCTGGAGTAAGGTCCTTAACGTTGGTGACGATCTTGGCGCCAGTGGCCTTGGAGAGCTTCTCCATATCGCTCTTCTTGACGCGCCTGAC comes from Thermococcus sp. Bubb.Bath and encodes:
- a CDS encoding TCP-1/cpn60 chaperonin family protein; this translates as VRRVKKSDMEKLSKATGAKIVTNVKDLTPEDLGEAELVEERKVAGENMIFVEGCKNPKAVTILIRGGTEHVVDEV